The segment CGATGGCGCGACGGTGTACGCCACGAACTGCAGCTCCTGCCACGGCGCCGACGGCGCCGGCATCCCCGGCGCCTTCCCGCCCGTCACGCAGCACGCCGCCGACCTCGCCTACGCCGACCGCGCCTACCTGGTCGACCTGATGCTCTACGGCCTCAACGGCGCCATTCGCGTGGGCGGCATGACGTACAACGGCGTCATGCCCGCCTGGCCGCAGTTGGACGACGCGGAAATCGCCGCGCTGCTGAACTACGTCACGATGGAGTGGGACGAAGCGGGCACGCTGCCGCCGAACTTCGATGCGTACACCGCCGAGGAGGTCGCCGCCGCCCGCGGGCAGGGGCTGACCGCCGCGGACGTGCTCGAAGGCCGACCGGACGTCCGATGAACGGCGCCGCGAACGCCCGCATCCGCGCGGTGTTCGCCGGTGGCGAGGGCCTGCGCAAGCGGGCCCTCGACCGCCTCGACGTCGACGCCGGCGGCGCTCTGGGCGACCGCCACTACGGCCGCGACGCCGACCGCGCCCTGCTGCTGGTGCCCCGCGCCGACTACGACGCGATCGCCGAGGCCGGCATTCCCCTCCGGGACGGCGACCTGGGGGAGAACCTCGTCGTCGACGGCCTCCCCAGCGCCCTGCCCGCCGGCACCCGCCTGCAGGTGGGCGACGTGGAGCTCGAGGTCACCGGCGCCTGCACCGTCTGCGCGTCGCTCGGCGCGATCGATCCGCGCCTCCCGAAGCTCGCCTACCGACGCCGTGGCGTGTACGCCCGCGTTCGGTATGGAGGTCCGTTGCGGCCCGGCGACGGGGTCCGTATCGTGGGCGGACCGGTTCACCCCGAGCCGGTGCCGGCCCGCCCCGCGGACGGCCCGCCCCCTGCGGCGCCCGACGCCGCATGAACCCGACGAGGACGAGGCCATGACCAAGCCTCTGGTCGATCAACACGGACGCGTCGTACGGGACCTTCGGATCTCCGTCACGCCGCGCTGCAACTACGCCTGCTTCTACTGCGATCCGCTCGGCGACGGCGCCCCCGACCCCATCGGGACCATCAGCGTCGAGGACGTCGACGTGATCCTGACCGCCGCGGTCGAGCTCGGCATCGAGTCGGTCCGCTTCACCGGCGGCGAACCGCTGCTCCGCAAGGAGCTGCCCGAGATGGTGCGCCTCGCCAAGCGGGTGCACGGCATCGAGGACGTCGCCCTCACCACCAACGCGAGCCTGCTCGCGCGCCGCTTGGACGGCCTGATCGACGCCGGCCTCGACCGCATCAACGTCAGCCTCGACGCCGCGGACGCCGAAGCGTTCCGCGAAGCGACCGGCGGCGGCACCATCCAACAGGTGTGGGACGGCATCCACGCCGCGGAAGCGGCGGGCATGACGCCCATCAAGATCAACGCCGTCGTGGTGCGCGACATCAACGACGAGCAACTCGTGCCGCTCGCGGAACTGACGCGCGAACGCCCCTGGCACGTGCGGTTCATCGAGTACATGCACCTCAACAACGCCGACCCCGACGCGTACGAGAAGCACTTCGTGTCGGGCAAGGAGAGCCGCGCGCGGATCGAGGCGGCGTTCGGGGAGCTCACCCCGGTCGACAACGACCCCTCCGCCCCCGCCCGGTTGTTCCGCGCCGACGGGTTCGCCGGTGCGCTCGGCTTCATCGATCCCGTCTCCAACCCGTTCTGCGGCGCGTGCAGCCGCATGCGGGTGACGAGCGACGCGAAGCTGCGGCCGTGCCTGCTGACCGACCGCGAGTACTCGATGCGCGAAGCGCTGAACGCCGACGAGCCGCTCCCCGCGGTGATCGACGCGTTCCTGGTCGCCGCCCACCGGAAGGTCGCGAGCGGCATCACGACCCCCGTGGAGCGCGACCGCACGATGGTCGCGATCGGCGGGTGAGCGACGCCGCACCCCGCGCGGCGCGGCGCCTGGAGGTCGTCGAGGCCCCCCTCGACCTCGACGTCCTCCAAACCGCCGTCGCCGACCCCCGCGCCGGCGCGATCGCCAGCTTCCTCGGCACCGTCCGCAGCCCCAACCGCGGGCGCACCGTGCACCACATCGTCTACGAAGGCTACGACGCCATGATTCGCGCCGAAATGGAGCGGATTGCCGACGACGCGGAGGCCCGCCACGGCCTCACCGGCGTCGCGATCGCGCACCGCCTCGGGCGCTGCCTTCCGGGCGAAGCATCGATCGCGATCGTGGCCTGCAGCCCCCACCGCGACGCGGCGTTCGACGCCGTCCGCGAGCTGTTGAACGCCGCCAAGGCGCGCCTCCCCGTCTGGAAGCACGAAACCGACGAGGAGGGCCCCCACTGGGTCGAGGGGCAGGTCGTCGACACCGCACGCCTCTGACGTCGCGGCGGTAGCATGCCCGCCATGCCTGCGCGACGCCCCCGCCCCCACCGCCGTCCCGCCGCGCACCCTCGGTGCGCGGCGTCGTCGTGAGCGGCCCCCCGGACGCCGGCGGGGCGGCGCCCTCGGACGCACCGACCGACGCGACGCCGGGCGCGACGCCCGCCCTTCCCCTCCGGAGGGTGTTCGGCACCTGGTGGCCGCTGGCCGCCAGTTGGGCGTTGATGGGGATCGAACTGCCGATCGTCAGCGCCGTCATGGCGCGCCTCGCGAACCCGGAGGTCTCCCTCGCGGCGTACGGAGGCTTCGTCTTCCCGGTGGCGTTGATCATCGAGGCACCGATCATCATGCTGCTCGCCGCCTCCACCGCCCTCGGTCGCGACGAGGCCGCCTACCGACGCATGCATCGCTTCATGATGATGGCGGGGGGCGCCCTCACGGCGCTCCATGCGGTGCTGGCGTTCACGCCGGCGTTCGACGCGATCCTCGTGCCCCTCATCGACCCACCCCCCGAGGTGATCGAAACCGCACGCACCGGCCTGATGGTGATGCTGCCCTGGACGTGGACGATCGCCTACCGTCGCTTCCACCAGGGGCTGTTGATCCGTTTCGGCCAGTCCGGCGCGGTCGGCATCGGGACCGGCGTCCGACTCGCGACGGTCTCCACCGTCGCGCTCGGCGGTCTGGCGCTCGGGCTGCTGGCCTTCCCCGCCCTCCCCGGCATTTGGGTCGCGACGCTGGCGATCGCGCTCGGCGTGAGTGCGGAAGCGCTCTACACCGGCCTCCGCACCCGCGGCGTGGTGCGGTCCCGCGTGCTGGGCGTGGCGAGCGCCGGCGATCCCCTCTCGTGGCGCGCCTTCGCGTCCTTCTACCTGCCGCTGGCCCTGACGAGCCTGCTGCTGCTCCTCGTCCAACCGATCGGGGCGGCGGCGATCTCGCGCATGCCCGCCGCGCTCGCGTCGTTGGCCGCGTGGCCGATCGTGAACGGCCTCGTGTTCCTGCTGCGCAGCGCGGGCTACGCCTACAACGAGGTGGTCGTCGCGTTGATGGACGAGCCGGCGGCGGAACCGACCCTGCGCCGCTTCACGGTCCTGTTGGCCGTCGGGACGTTCGCGGTGGGCGTCGCGTTCGCCGCGACGCCGCTGGCGACGGTGTGGTTCGAGACGTTCTCCGGCCTCTCCCCCGCCCTCGCCGACCTCGCCCGGAACGCCTTCTGGGTCGGCCTGATCTGGGCGCCGCTCGACGTGACGCGCAACGCCCTCCAAGGACGCCTCGTGTACGCGCGACGCACGCGCGTCATCGGGACGTCGGTCGCGCTGTTCCTGGTCGTCGCCAGTACGATCCTGACCGTGGGGGTGGTGCTGCAGCCGGCGCAGGGCCTGGTCGTGGCGATGGGGGCGTTCGTCGTCGCGCAGGCGGCGCAGGTCGCGTGGCTCGCCGTTCAGCTGCGACGGCTCGAAGACTGACCCGCCCGCGACGTCCACCGTCCCTTGACGCGGTCCCCCCGAACGCCTACCGTCGACGCAGGAGGGCAGCCGTGCACGACCCGCGACAGCGCGATCCCCTGGTCGGCGTCTTCAAGGCGTTGGCCGACGACAACCGCCTTCGGATCGTCGGGCTGCTCGCCGCCCGCGCGATGGCGGTGGAGGAGCTCGCGGACTACCTGGGGCTCGAAAGCCCCACCGTGTCGCACCACCTGCGCGCCCTGTTCAAGGCCGGGCTCGTGCGGGCGTACGCCGTCGCGCACCGCCGCTACTACGAACTCGACCGGCAGCGCCTGCAGACGTTGGCGGACGACCTGTCGTCGGACGAGCGGTTGCTGCAGCTCGCCGCCGGTACCGAAGCGGGCGCGTACGCCCGGAAGGTCTTGGCGACGTACCTCGACGACGGCCGCATCGCGGTCTTGCCGGTCCAACCCAAGAAGCTACGGGTGCTGCTTCGCTGGGTCGCGTCGAACCTCGACGCCGACCAGCTCTACGAGGAGGGTGCGCTCCACGCCGCGCTCGCCGCGATGCACGACGAC is part of the Trueperaceae bacterium genome and harbors:
- a CDS encoding cytochrome c yields the protein MLRIALRTTLASLLLGFAAAALAQDAALPDGPGVDVVYAKCQQCHPLSYVTNSAGLPDFLWADTISLMKQLGMQVTEAEEEQLYDYLTTYLGTEPPPEPAAQATETAEAVDGATVYATNCSSCHGADGAGIPGAFPPVTQHAADLAYADRAYLVDLMLYGLNGAIRVGGMTYNGVMPAWPQLDDAEIAALLNYVTMEWDEAGTLPPNFDAYTAEEVAAARGQGLTAADVLEGRPDVR
- a CDS encoding MOSC domain-containing protein, encoding MNGAANARIRAVFAGGEGLRKRALDRLDVDAGGALGDRHYGRDADRALLLVPRADYDAIAEAGIPLRDGDLGENLVVDGLPSALPAGTRLQVGDVELEVTGACTVCASLGAIDPRLPKLAYRRRGVYARVRYGGPLRPGDGVRIVGGPVHPEPVPARPADGPPPAAPDAA
- the moaA gene encoding GTP 3',8-cyclase MoaA codes for the protein MTKPLVDQHGRVVRDLRISVTPRCNYACFYCDPLGDGAPDPIGTISVEDVDVILTAAVELGIESVRFTGGEPLLRKELPEMVRLAKRVHGIEDVALTTNASLLARRLDGLIDAGLDRINVSLDAADAEAFREATGGGTIQQVWDGIHAAEAAGMTPIKINAVVVRDINDEQLVPLAELTRERPWHVRFIEYMHLNNADPDAYEKHFVSGKESRARIEAAFGELTPVDNDPSAPARLFRADGFAGALGFIDPVSNPFCGACSRMRVTSDAKLRPCLLTDREYSMREALNADEPLPAVIDAFLVAAHRKVASGITTPVERDRTMVAIGG
- a CDS encoding molybdenum cofactor biosynthesis protein MoaE, producing the protein MSDAAPRAARRLEVVEAPLDLDVLQTAVADPRAGAIASFLGTVRSPNRGRTVHHIVYEGYDAMIRAEMERIADDAEARHGLTGVAIAHRLGRCLPGEASIAIVACSPHRDAAFDAVRELLNAAKARLPVWKHETDEEGPHWVEGQVVDTARL
- a CDS encoding metalloregulator ArsR/SmtB family transcription factor, which gives rise to MHDPRQRDPLVGVFKALADDNRLRIVGLLAARAMAVEELADYLGLESPTVSHHLRALFKAGLVRAYAVAHRRYYELDRQRLQTLADDLSSDERLLQLAAGTEAGAYARKVLATYLDDGRIAVLPVQPKKLRVLLRWVASNLDADQLYEEGALHAALAAMHDDVPRLQRELEAAGLLDRTDDGRYRRRFAPPPTATAD